One stretch of Brevibacillus laterosporus DNA includes these proteins:
- a CDS encoding AraC family transcriptional regulator, which yields MSDQRQQQYQYPDELDTRLDQYQFKLRDIELLKGSYYKPVPLIHQLTTSYVLIVAIKGQGHVLIGEQIHLLKKDGVYVCTPFQTLGMELTSEEEAHFYVIYFHVYQESGKQMLRLKSVRDKGPFGVGGEILHSTSHLTMMCQTIDKQWHSLKSTEPFLGQISFLQLIHTLMNNKYVRCEDSKTAVAKAKTYMETHYNKSLSLEDMAKIAEISPKYFGELFKKTYGISAIDYLTQVRMNQAKQFMSRSQIRLKDVAHQVGYNDEFYFSRKFKQEVGVSPTAYMKRCQKKVAVYSHRLLGYVLALHVIPYAAPLHPKWSSTYYQKYRNEIPIHLSAYRVDQNWESNIEVLEQIKPDFIISIDQLETKEKAKLEQVGSVSYVSWTDTDWRVRFRHTAELLQVPQDADMWLKAYDRKLKRIREKIRGTINNDTFLIIRILKQTIYVYSNSSMTQVFYGDLQMVPAHPLLEEGVDEEITLQKLAQYDPDRILVLACPETETLDYWKHLQLTAEWQEIRAVRLGQVYEILSNPWLDYSPLAHERLIEDVHRLFSGNRPY from the coding sequence ATGTCAGATCAACGACAGCAACAATATCAGTATCCTGACGAGTTGGATACAAGATTAGATCAATACCAATTTAAATTACGAGATATTGAGCTGCTAAAGGGAAGTTATTATAAGCCAGTACCACTGATCCATCAGCTGACTACCTCTTATGTCTTGATTGTGGCCATCAAAGGTCAAGGCCATGTCCTCATTGGCGAGCAAATTCATCTACTAAAAAAGGATGGGGTTTATGTATGTACACCATTCCAAACACTTGGAATGGAATTGACTTCAGAGGAAGAAGCCCATTTTTACGTCATTTATTTTCACGTGTACCAAGAATCAGGAAAACAGATGTTACGTTTGAAATCTGTGCGTGATAAGGGTCCTTTTGGGGTAGGCGGGGAAATCCTACATAGCACTTCCCATCTTACTATGATGTGCCAAACGATCGATAAGCAATGGCATAGCCTGAAATCAACGGAGCCCTTTTTGGGCCAAATCTCCTTTTTACAGCTTATCCATACGCTTATGAATAATAAATATGTTCGTTGCGAGGATTCTAAAACTGCTGTTGCCAAAGCTAAAACTTATATGGAGACGCATTACAACAAGAGTCTTAGTCTAGAGGATATGGCTAAAATTGCGGAGATAAGTCCCAAATATTTTGGTGAGTTGTTTAAAAAGACGTATGGGATAAGTGCTATTGATTATTTGACACAGGTACGAATGAATCAGGCAAAGCAATTTATGAGTCGTTCGCAAATTCGCTTAAAGGATGTTGCTCATCAGGTTGGTTATAATGATGAATTTTACTTCAGTCGCAAATTTAAACAGGAAGTAGGTGTCTCACCCACTGCATACATGAAGCGATGTCAGAAAAAAGTAGCGGTATACAGTCATAGGCTACTTGGCTATGTGCTGGCGTTACACGTGATTCCTTATGCGGCCCCACTTCATCCAAAATGGTCGTCCACGTACTATCAGAAGTATCGTAATGAAATACCTATTCATTTAAGTGCGTACCGAGTGGATCAAAATTGGGAAAGTAATATTGAGGTATTGGAACAAATCAAACCGGACTTTATTATCAGCATAGATCAGCTAGAAACAAAAGAGAAAGCAAAGCTGGAACAAGTGGGATCAGTGAGCTATGTCTCATGGACTGATACTGATTGGAGAGTACGATTCCGACACACAGCAGAGCTATTACAAGTACCTCAGGATGCAGACATGTGGCTCAAGGCATATGACCGCAAACTAAAAAGGATCAGAGAGAAAATAAGAGGAACAATAAACAACGATACTTTTCTCATTATCCGTATTTTGAAACAAACCATATATGTATACAGCAATTCAAGCATGACTCAGGTATTTTATGGTGATTTACAGATGGTTCCTGCGCACCCATTGCTTGAAGAAGGGGTCGATGAAGAAATAACCTTACAAAAGTTAGCTCAGTATGATCCAGATCGCATATTAGTACTTGCATGCCCTGAGACGGAGACGCTAGATTACTGGAAACACCTACAGCTGACGGCAGAATGGCAGGAAATTAGAGCAGTTCGCTTGGGCCAAGTCTATGAAATCTTATCAAACCCATGGCTTGATTACTCTCCGCTAGCTCATGAGCGCTTGATCGAGGATGTCCATCGTCTCTTTTCTGGAAATCGTCCATATTGA
- a CDS encoding iron-uptake system-binding protein produces MNKRKYLGVGLVAFLALMVTACGAKTETTAPTNAQSTAATSGDSQKASESATGETRTVKYLDQEYKIPAKTERIVITGSMESMEDAVVLGVQPVGAISVGGKFPDIFASITGSAESIGEKMQPNMETILKLKPDVILGSSKFKPEVYEKFGKIAPTFPVSHISSNWEANLHLLAELTGKQAEAENELKKYKESVVAAKASLGDKLKDKKVVAIRLRQGNINIYPEKVFFNPSLYAELGFTAPAEVKAAKAQEIVSLEKFSEINPDYIFVQFSPDENKDQPKYLEDMEKNPIWQSMSAVKNGHVYVNVVDPLAQGGTAWSKINFLKAAVEKLSK; encoded by the coding sequence ATGAATAAACGTAAATATCTTGGAGTAGGGCTAGTAGCCTTTTTGGCTCTCATGGTAACAGCTTGCGGTGCGAAAACAGAGACAACAGCACCTACCAATGCACAAAGTACGGCAGCTACTAGTGGCGACAGTCAAAAAGCATCAGAATCAGCAACAGGCGAAACAAGAACGGTCAAGTATCTTGATCAGGAATATAAAATTCCAGCTAAGACAGAACGCATTGTCATTACAGGTAGTATGGAATCTATGGAGGATGCTGTGGTTCTAGGTGTACAACCAGTAGGTGCGATATCTGTAGGTGGAAAGTTCCCAGATATTTTTGCTAGTATTACTGGTTCAGCAGAATCCATTGGTGAAAAAATGCAACCAAATATGGAAACCATCCTGAAATTAAAACCAGATGTGATCCTGGGATCGTCAAAATTTAAGCCGGAAGTATATGAGAAATTTGGTAAAATTGCGCCAACGTTCCCAGTTTCTCATATCTCAAGCAATTGGGAAGCCAACTTGCACCTGTTGGCTGAATTAACAGGTAAGCAAGCAGAGGCAGAAAATGAGCTTAAGAAATACAAAGAAAGCGTAGTAGCGGCAAAAGCGTCTTTGGGCGATAAGCTAAAGGATAAAAAAGTGGTAGCGATACGTCTTCGTCAAGGCAATATCAATATTTACCCAGAGAAGGTGTTCTTTAACCCATCCTTGTATGCAGAATTAGGTTTTACTGCACCGGCAGAAGTTAAAGCAGCAAAAGCACAAGAGATTGTGTCTTTAGAAAAATTTAGTGAAATAAATCCAGATTATATCTTCGTGCAATTTTCACCGGATGAAAACAAAGATCAACCTAAATATTTAGAAGATATGGAGAAAAATCCGATCTGGCAAAGCATGAGTGCCGTGAAAAATGGTCATGTCTACGTGAATGTAGTAGATCCACTTGCACAAGGTGGTACAGCATGGAGCAAAATCAACTTCTTGAAAGCTGCGGTGGAAAAGCTGTCCAAGTAG
- a CDS encoding iron ABC transporter permease, producing MRVKKSIPVIILLTSPVFIVLLMALSIFYGAKNIEISTIQDAIFQFDSGNVDHQIIMHSRLPRAIGSLLIGAFLAISGALMQGMTRNFLASPSIMGVSDGSAFVITVCMIFMPNTSSLHMILYSLVGSAIGVGIVFGFASLLPNGMTPVRLAIIGTVIGTVLSSISQALSTYYQISQNVSFWYNARLHQIDPGLITLAIPFALVGILLALFLSKSITILSLGEELAVNLGQRTALIKGLTMLTVVILTGISVALVGKIGFVGLIVPHIARFLVGIDYRWVLPCSAVIGGISLAFCDIISRFINYPFETPIGVVTSLFGIPFFLYLIVKKGGEKHGS from the coding sequence ATGAGAGTAAAAAAATCAATACCAGTTATCATTTTGTTGACGTCACCGGTTTTTATTGTGCTCTTGATGGCACTATCCATCTTCTATGGCGCTAAGAACATAGAGATAAGCACAATACAGGATGCCATTTTTCAGTTCGATTCCGGTAATGTTGATCATCAGATTATTATGCATTCCAGATTGCCAAGAGCAATAGGTTCACTACTGATTGGTGCATTTTTAGCGATATCGGGAGCCCTGATGCAGGGGATGACCAGAAACTTTCTGGCATCTCCCTCTATTATGGGGGTATCAGATGGCTCAGCATTTGTTATTACGGTGTGTATGATCTTTATGCCAAACACATCTTCCCTGCACATGATTTTGTATTCCCTGGTTGGTTCAGCGATAGGGGTAGGAATTGTTTTTGGTTTTGCTTCCCTACTACCCAATGGAATGACCCCAGTCAGATTGGCTATTATTGGAACAGTTATTGGAACAGTCCTAAGTAGCATATCGCAAGCCTTATCCACTTATTATCAAATATCGCAGAACGTTAGTTTTTGGTATAACGCGAGATTACATCAGATTGATCCAGGATTGATTACATTAGCAATTCCGTTTGCTCTAGTTGGTATTTTGCTTGCGTTATTTTTGTCTAAATCCATTACGATCCTGTCATTAGGAGAAGAGTTAGCGGTTAATTTAGGACAGCGTACAGCTTTGATTAAAGGGCTGACTATGCTGACTGTTGTGATTTTGACCGGTATTTCTGTTGCCTTAGTAGGTAAGATTGGGTTTGTTGGACTAATCGTTCCACATATTGCTCGTTTTTTGGTAGGAATAGATTATCGTTGGGTCCTACCCTGTTCAGCAGTGATTGGTGGTATATCCTTAGCATTTTGCGATATCATTAGCCGCTTTATTAATTACCCCTTTGAAACACCAATCGGGGTGGTTACCTCGTTGTTTGGTATCCCATTCTTCCTCTATTTGATTGTTAAAAAAGGGGGAGAAAAACATGGTTCCTAG
- a CDS encoding iron ABC transporter permease, producing the protein MVPSKKKSHAFAKKSTARFWMVVVTSIFLGLVAIYVSVTNGEFDMTIKDVINTLLRNDPKPEFDLVIFEFRLPRIVIAALVGMGLGLAGTVVQAITRNGLADPGILGINAGAGATIVLFIYLFEGKMGGNGLLTTLAMPLFGLVGGLLSALLIYLFAWQKGKLDPQRLILVGIAVGTGLGAFTLYLSLRMDAKDFEMATVWMTGSIWSANWIYILAMLPWFILFIPILFRKANILNLLQLDEGSVRGLGVSTEKEKMVLLLASVGIISACVSVSGSIGFIGLMAPHIAKALVGNHHARILPMSALMGMLLVLVSDFIAKTVFSPAELPVGIVVAIIGGPYFLYLLYKARA; encoded by the coding sequence ATGGTTCCTAGCAAAAAAAAATCGCATGCTTTTGCCAAGAAGTCAACGGCTCGTTTCTGGATGGTTGTTGTAACAAGCATTTTTCTTGGATTGGTAGCGATTTATGTCAGTGTTACAAATGGCGAATTTGATATGACGATCAAAGACGTAATAAACACACTACTGCGTAATGATCCTAAACCTGAATTTGATCTGGTGATTTTTGAATTTCGTTTACCTCGTATTGTGATTGCGGCGCTTGTTGGTATGGGACTAGGTTTGGCGGGTACCGTTGTTCAGGCAATTACGCGAAATGGACTTGCTGATCCCGGAATACTAGGCATTAATGCTGGTGCAGGGGCCACTATTGTATTATTTATCTATCTGTTTGAAGGGAAAATGGGTGGCAACGGCTTGTTGACAACATTAGCCATGCCTTTGTTTGGTTTGGTGGGGGGCTTACTCTCTGCCTTGCTAATCTATCTATTTGCTTGGCAAAAGGGAAAATTAGACCCACAACGTCTTATCTTAGTTGGGATCGCCGTTGGGACGGGGTTAGGGGCGTTTACTCTCTATCTGTCTCTACGCATGGACGCAAAGGATTTTGAGATGGCAACGGTTTGGATGACAGGTAGTATTTGGAGTGCAAACTGGATCTATATTCTGGCTATGCTACCTTGGTTTATCCTGTTTATCCCGATCCTTTTCCGTAAAGCCAACATCTTAAATTTATTGCAGCTAGATGAAGGTAGCGTTAGAGGACTAGGTGTGTCTACAGAAAAAGAAAAAATGGTGCTCTTACTTGCTAGTGTCGGGATCATTAGTGCATGTGTATCTGTGTCAGGTAGCATTGGTTTCATTGGATTAATGGCTCCGCATATTGCCAAAGCTCTAGTAGGAAATCATCATGCACGTATATTGCCCATGTCTGCTTTGATGGGAATGCTGTTGGTTCTAGTGTCTGATTTTATTGCCAAGACCGTATTCTCACCTGCGGAACTTCCTGTAGGTATAGTGGTTGCTATTATAGGGGGACCATACTTCCTTTATTTGTTGTACAAAGCAAGGGCGTAG
- a CDS encoding DoxX family protein has protein sequence MVNKQQLGALILRVVLGLTFLLHGLDKFQGGIENIVGFFESIGLPGFLAYVVGTIELVGGILLILGLGTRVISFLLMVIMVGATLKVKLAAGFIGGYEFDLALFTMGLYLTLNGSSMAAVDSLLPYGKKESA, from the coding sequence GTGGTAAACAAACAACAGCTTGGCGCACTCATTCTTCGTGTTGTACTAGGTTTAACCTTCTTGCTACACGGTCTTGATAAATTCCAGGGGGGCATTGAAAACATTGTAGGATTTTTCGAAAGTATCGGCCTACCAGGCTTCCTAGCTTATGTAGTCGGAACCATCGAATTAGTAGGAGGTATTCTATTAATTCTAGGACTAGGAACTCGTGTCATTTCATTTTTACTCATGGTCATTATGGTAGGAGCTACCTTAAAAGTAAAATTGGCAGCTGGTTTCATAGGTGGCTATGAATTTGATCTAGCACTCTTCACAATGGGGCTATATCTTACATTGAATGGCAGTAGTATGGCAGCCGTAGACAGCTTACTTCCTTATGGGAAAAAAGAGAGCGCGTAA
- a CDS encoding DNA-binding response regulator codes for MNQQKILVVDDEENILQVIRAYLERSGYIVYVAETGEIALQLHQLLQPDLLILDLMLPDMSGEDICRQLRKISDTPIIMLTAKSSEDDKINGLLMGADDYVIKPFSPRELVARVITLLRRTNTTKKQEHVLTFLKKRLCVEPELHQVTLDQAIITLTPIEFKLLYTLASQPKRVFSRLELVNQIQGYGFDGYERTIDVHIKNVRQKLHDDPKHPSFISTVFGVGYKFMVNRDEA; via the coding sequence ATGAATCAACAAAAGATATTGGTTGTTGATGATGAAGAAAATATTTTGCAAGTGATTCGTGCCTATCTTGAGAGGAGCGGTTACATCGTATACGTAGCAGAGACGGGTGAGATAGCCCTCCAGCTCCATCAACTTTTACAGCCGGATCTCCTGATTTTAGATTTGATGTTACCTGATATGTCGGGTGAGGACATATGCCGCCAGTTACGGAAAATATCGGATACTCCTATTATCATGCTGACAGCAAAAAGTAGTGAGGATGACAAAATTAATGGACTATTAATGGGAGCCGACGATTATGTCATTAAACCGTTTAGCCCACGGGAGTTAGTAGCCCGGGTTATTACTTTACTGAGACGGACAAACACTACAAAGAAACAAGAGCACGTCCTTACCTTTCTGAAAAAACGCCTTTGTGTGGAACCAGAATTACATCAGGTCACGCTAGATCAGGCTATCATCACACTAACTCCAATTGAATTCAAACTGCTGTATACATTAGCTAGTCAACCCAAAAGAGTGTTTAGTCGTCTGGAATTGGTTAACCAGATACAGGGGTATGGATTTGATGGGTACGAACGAACCATTGATGTACACATCAAAAACGTAAGGCAAAAATTACATGATGATCCCAAACACCCCTCCTTTATTTCAACAGTGTTTGGTGTCGGCTATAAATTTATGGTGAACCGCGATGAAGCATAG